A part of Prolixibacteraceae bacterium genomic DNA contains:
- the obgE gene encoding GTPase ObgE has protein sequence MSGSNFVDYVKIYCRSGKGGPGSRHMRREKYIPKGGPDGGDGGRGGHVIIRGNSQMWTLLHLKFRKHIFAGHGASGSGQGSTGKDGEDVYIDVPLGTIARDSETGEVMFEITEDGQEEHIAQGGRGGLGNTHFKSSTNQTPQYAQPGEDGEEAWKILELKVLADVGLVGFPSAGKSTLLSVVSAARPKIAEYHFTTLVPNLGIVGYRDDRSFVMADIPGIIEGAHEGKGLGHRFLRHIERNSMLLFMIPADSDDYLKEYDVLINELEMYNPELLDKERFLVITKSDMLDEDLMSEIDEELKDIPHLFISSVTGFNIAPLKDEIWKRLNK, from the coding sequence ATGTCAGGTTCGAATTTCGTAGATTACGTAAAGATATATTGCCGCTCAGGTAAGGGTGGTCCAGGTTCACGCCATATGCGCCGTGAGAAGTATATTCCTAAAGGAGGTCCAGATGGTGGAGATGGTGGACGAGGAGGACATGTGATTATTCGTGGTAATAGTCAGATGTGGACTCTATTGCACTTGAAGTTCCGTAAGCATATTTTTGCTGGACATGGAGCATCAGGTTCAGGCCAAGGTTCTACCGGTAAGGATGGTGAGGATGTATACATTGATGTGCCATTAGGAACCATCGCGAGAGATTCAGAAACTGGAGAGGTGATGTTTGAGATTACTGAGGATGGTCAAGAGGAGCATATTGCTCAAGGAGGCCGAGGAGGTCTGGGTAATACACACTTTAAATCGTCAACAAATCAAACACCTCAATATGCACAGCCAGGAGAGGATGGAGAAGAAGCATGGAAGATTCTCGAACTAAAAGTTCTTGCTGATGTTGGTTTAGTCGGTTTTCCAAGTGCAGGAAAGTCAACACTTCTATCGGTAGTTTCTGCTGCAAGACCAAAGATTGCAGAGTATCACTTTACAACTTTGGTACCTAACTTAGGTATTGTTGGTTATCGTGATGATCGTTCGTTTGTAATGGCAGATATTCCAGGAATTATTGAAGGAGCTCATGAAGGAAAAGGTCTAGGACATCGTTTCTTGAGACATATCGAGCGTAATTCAATGTTGCTATTCATGATCCCTGCAGATAGTGATGATTATCTGAAAGAGTATGATGTGTTGATAAACGAGTTAGAGATGTATAATCCAGAGTTACTTGATAAAGAACGATTCTTGGTTATTACGAAGTCTGATATGTTAGACGAAGATCTCATGTCAGAAATTGATGAAGAGTTAAAAGATATACCTCATCTATTTATCTCTTCGGTGACAGGGTTCAATATCGCTCCACTGAAAGATGAGATTTGGAAGCGATTAAATAAATAA
- a CDS encoding phosphatase PAP2 family protein, with translation MWLIEALKELDSQLLLYFNGNHSTLWDYVMFTYTYKITWVLFYGILAYHLYKHFGKQMWIIIPMIALTILVTDQTCNLFKYGFARPRPGHDPVIGSLVNIFYKKGGRFGFVSAHAANSFALSILIYKYVKNKTFLYYMLIWSAIVSFSRVYLGVHYPGDVICGGLLGVFYGWLIYRVTLVIEKYVPFMNGRSFSRSSMSNQELKPVFSALRWMLGLPIFIVLCYVINDLL, from the coding sequence ATGTGGCTAATAGAAGCATTGAAGGAGCTTGATTCTCAGTTGTTATTATATTTCAACGGAAATCATTCGACGTTGTGGGATTATGTGATGTTTACCTATACTTATAAAATAACGTGGGTGTTGTTTTATGGTATTTTGGCCTACCATCTATATAAGCATTTTGGAAAACAGATGTGGATTATTATTCCTATGATTGCATTAACTATTTTAGTGACAGATCAAACATGTAATTTGTTTAAGTATGGTTTTGCTCGACCAAGACCAGGTCATGATCCTGTTATTGGGTCATTGGTTAATATCTTTTATAAGAAGGGTGGGCGATTTGGTTTTGTGAGTGCACACGCTGCCAACTCATTTGCCTTGTCTATCCTGATATATAAATATGTAAAGAATAAAACTTTCTTATACTATATGCTTATATGGTCTGCGATTGTTAGTTTTTCCCGAGTATATTTAGGCGTCCACTATCCTGGTGATGTTATTTGTGGAGGTCTTCTAGGGGTCTTCTATGGTTGGTTGATTTATAGAGTAACGTTGGTTATAGAGAAGTATGTTCCATTTATGAATGGACGTAGTTTTAGTCGCTCGTCGATGAGTAATCAAGAGTTGAAACCTGTGTTTTCAGCACTTCGTTGGATGTTAGGACTCCCTATATTTATTGTTTTGTGCTATGTAATCAATGATTTGTTGTAG
- a CDS encoding type IIA DNA topoisomerase subunit B: MSQVYSEDSIRTLDWKEHIRKRPGMYIGKLGDGTSPDDGIYVLLKEVVDNSIDEFMMGYGNKIEINVSDELVSVRDFGRGIPLGKVKDVVSRMNTGAKYDSKVFKKSVGLNGVGVKAVNALSSSFTVQAFREGEKKEVSFSEGNIVSDSVIEPTEEPNGSWVSFKPDEAIFSNYHYISEFVENLIKNYCYLNSGLIIYYNGEKFQSKNGLLDLLNDSLDTPCLYPPVHIKGQDIEVALTHTNQYGEDYFSFVNGQHTTHGGTHLAAYKESIVKTLRDFYKKDFDASDIRASIVAAISIKVEEPIFESQTKTKLGSKDIGPKGPSVRNFVVNFVNKELDNYLYKNADVAEVMLRRIQESERERKAISGIKKLAKQRAKKVSLHNKKLRDCRAHYNTNKKEAEQSSIFITEGDSASGSITKSRDVNTQAVFSLRGKPLNSFGLTKKVVYENEEFNLLQAALNIENGIEELRYNKVIIATDADVDGMHIRLLLITFFLQFFPELIKQGHLYILQTPLFRVRNKKKTYYCYNEEERVTAIKKIGKGAEITRFKGLGEISPDEFKNFIGDQIRLDPVILKKAESIRELLSFYMGKNTPDRQQFIIENLHVEKDEIE, translated from the coding sequence ATGTCACAAGTTTATTCTGAAGATTCAATTAGAACCTTAGATTGGAAAGAACATATTCGTAAGCGCCCTGGAATGTATATCGGAAAGTTGGGAGATGGAACATCTCCTGATGATGGTATCTATGTCCTCTTAAAAGAGGTGGTAGATAACTCTATCGATGAATTCATGATGGGTTATGGGAATAAAATAGAGATTAACGTTAGTGATGAGCTAGTATCTGTTCGTGATTTTGGACGAGGTATACCTCTTGGAAAAGTGAAGGATGTAGTATCGAGGATGAATACTGGAGCAAAGTATGATTCGAAGGTATTTAAAAAGTCTGTTGGATTGAATGGTGTAGGGGTGAAGGCTGTTAATGCTTTGTCCTCTTCTTTTACGGTTCAAGCGTTTCGTGAGGGAGAAAAAAAAGAGGTTAGTTTCTCTGAGGGAAATATTGTTTCCGATTCAGTAATAGAACCTACGGAGGAGCCTAATGGTTCTTGGGTTAGTTTTAAACCCGATGAAGCGATATTTAGTAATTACCACTATATAAGTGAGTTTGTTGAGAATTTAATTAAGAATTACTGCTATCTTAATTCAGGACTGATTATCTACTATAATGGGGAGAAGTTTCAGTCGAAGAATGGTCTGTTAGATCTTTTGAATGATAGTTTAGATACGCCGTGTCTATATCCTCCTGTTCATATTAAAGGGCAGGATATTGAAGTGGCGTTGACGCATACGAATCAATATGGTGAAGATTATTTCTCTTTTGTGAATGGTCAGCATACAACGCATGGAGGAACACATTTAGCTGCATATAAAGAGTCGATTGTAAAAACATTAAGAGACTTCTATAAGAAGGATTTTGATGCATCGGATATACGTGCAAGTATTGTGGCTGCCATATCTATTAAGGTGGAAGAGCCTATCTTCGAGTCGCAGACAAAGACAAAATTAGGATCGAAAGATATAGGCCCTAAAGGTCCTTCTGTTCGTAACTTTGTTGTTAACTTTGTAAACAAAGAGTTGGATAATTACCTCTACAAGAATGCGGATGTGGCAGAGGTGATGTTGAGACGTATTCAGGAGTCTGAACGCGAGCGTAAAGCGATATCAGGAATAAAGAAGTTAGCAAAACAGCGAGCTAAGAAGGTCAGTCTACACAATAAAAAGCTTAGAGATTGTAGAGCACATTATAATACTAATAAAAAAGAGGCAGAACAATCGTCAATATTTATCACAGAGGGGGACTCGGCAAGTGGTTCTATCACCAAGTCGAGAGATGTAAATACACAAGCCGTATTTAGTTTAAGGGGTAAACCATTAAACTCTTTTGGATTGACAAAGAAGGTGGTGTATGAGAACGAAGAGTTCAATCTTCTACAAGCCGCACTAAATATTGAGAATGGTATTGAAGAGTTGAGGTATAATAAGGTGATTATTGCAACCGATGCAGATGTGGATGGAATGCATATTCGACTTTTATTAATTACCTTCTTTCTCCAGTTCTTTCCAGAATTAATAAAGCAAGGGCATTTATATATTCTTCAGACACCACTGTTCAGAGTGAGAAATAAGAAGAAGACCTATTATTGTTATAATGAAGAGGAGCGTGTTACTGCCATTAAGAAGATTGGCAAAGGAGCAGAGATTACTCGTTTTAAGGGGTTAGGAGAGATCTCTCCTGATGAGTTTAAGAATTTTATTGGCGATCAGATTCGTTTAGATCCTGTTATCCTGAAGAAAGCAGAATCTATTCGCGAGTTGTTGAGCTTTTATATGGGGAAAAATACTCCCGATCGTCAACAGTTCATTATAGAAAATCTGCATGTAGAGAAAGACGAGATTGAGTAA
- a CDS encoding DNA gyrase/topoisomerase IV subunit A encodes MMDPKEFDTPQDENRDNENIDGVNDKLYHAKYISGMYKDWFLDYASYVILERAVPYVNDGLKPVQRRILHAMKGMDDGRYNKVANVIGQTMMYHPHGDASIGDALVQLGQKNLLVDTQGNWGNILTGDSAAAPRYIEARLSKFALEVVFNPKTTDWQLSYDGRNKEPLTLPVKYPLLLAQGVEGIAVGLASKILPHNFIELIDASILYLQKRDFDLYPDFPTGGYIDVSKYNNGLRGGAVRVRANIEKRDSKTLVVNQIPYGRTTSSVIDSIIKANDKGKIKVKKIDDNTAANVEILVHLGPGVSSDQMIDALYAFTDCEISISPNSCIIDQDKPVFLDVKTILRRSTENTLALLQKELEIRKSELESQWHYSSLERLFIEERMYKDKEFEEAKSVDEVVAHIDQRFDPWKESLKKEILREDIIKLLEIKMARILKFNIQKATDFILSIEEEIAKIDKQLGQMVKYTIDYFRKIKKKYGKDKERKTEIRSFENIEATKVVVANEKLYVDRKEGFIGTSLKKEEYLFECSDIDDVIIFRKDGSYFVTKVSEKAFIGKNVIHIAVFKKNDKRTIYNTVYREGKQGTTYMKRFFVTGVTRDREYNLMGDKAGSRLYWFSANPNGEAEKLKVTLKPKLRLKRLIFEVDLGVLAIKGRTSKGNTVTKNEVLKITLKEKGASTLGGRRIFFDKDIFRLNTEERGAFLGEFSGNDKIVSISGMGDCTVHSYDLSNHFSSDIKRIQKLDSDRVFVVVYWDADQKFYYIKRFQIDPTQKDTISFIGDNPKNKMMLVSDNGEAIVKIHFGARNENRLAEEVITSDFIGVKSIKAKGKRLTTFDVAHLELVEPEVIEEVEDIEDETTSDDDDNQMTLF; translated from the coding sequence ATGATGGATCCAAAAGAGTTTGACACACCACAAGACGAGAATAGAGATAATGAGAATATTGATGGAGTAAATGATAAGCTCTATCATGCAAAATATATTTCAGGAATGTATAAGGATTGGTTCTTAGATTACGCTTCGTACGTAATCTTAGAACGAGCTGTTCCTTATGTCAATGATGGACTGAAACCGGTACAACGTCGTATCCTGCATGCCATGAAGGGTATGGATGATGGTCGTTATAATAAAGTGGCCAATGTTATTGGTCAGACGATGATGTATCACCCACATGGGGATGCGTCTATAGGCGATGCTTTGGTGCAACTAGGACAGAAGAACCTTTTGGTGGATACCCAAGGAAACTGGGGTAATATCTTAACTGGAGACTCTGCTGCTGCACCACGTTATATTGAGGCCAGACTCTCTAAGTTTGCCCTAGAGGTCGTGTTTAATCCAAAAACTACGGATTGGCAACTCTCTTATGATGGAAGAAACAAGGAGCCTCTGACACTTCCTGTTAAGTATCCTCTATTGTTAGCACAAGGGGTAGAGGGTATTGCGGTAGGTTTAGCATCTAAGATACTACCACACAACTTTATTGAGCTTATTGACGCATCTATTCTCTATCTTCAAAAGAGAGATTTTGACTTATATCCTGATTTCCCGACGGGTGGATATATTGATGTATCTAAATATAATAATGGTCTTCGAGGTGGTGCCGTACGTGTTCGTGCTAATATAGAGAAGAGAGATTCAAAGACTTTGGTTGTTAATCAAATTCCCTATGGTAGAACGACATCTTCAGTGATCGATTCTATTATTAAGGCGAATGATAAAGGAAAGATCAAAGTAAAGAAGATTGATGATAATACTGCTGCAAATGTAGAGATCTTAGTTCACCTTGGACCTGGTGTAAGTTCTGATCAAATGATTGATGCGCTATATGCATTCACTGATTGTGAGATCTCAATCTCACCAAACTCTTGTATCATTGATCAAGATAAGCCTGTTTTTCTTGATGTCAAGACTATCTTGCGACGTTCTACAGAAAATACCTTAGCACTTTTACAGAAAGAGTTAGAGATTCGAAAGTCTGAACTAGAGTCACAATGGCACTATAGCTCTTTGGAGCGTCTTTTCATTGAAGAGCGCATGTATAAAGATAAAGAGTTTGAAGAGGCTAAGAGTGTGGACGAAGTGGTGGCACATATCGATCAGCGTTTTGATCCATGGAAGGAGAGTCTCAAGAAAGAAATTTTGCGAGAGGATATTATTAAACTTCTAGAGATTAAGATGGCTAGAATTTTGAAGTTTAATATTCAAAAGGCGACTGATTTTATTCTTTCAATTGAAGAAGAGATTGCTAAAATTGACAAACAACTTGGTCAGATGGTTAAGTATACTATCGACTATTTCCGTAAGATCAAGAAGAAATATGGTAAGGATAAAGAGCGTAAAACGGAGATTAGAAGTTTCGAGAATATTGAAGCAACCAAAGTTGTTGTAGCAAATGAGAAACTTTATGTCGATAGAAAAGAGGGATTTATTGGAACCTCTCTAAAGAAGGAAGAGTATCTGTTTGAATGCTCTGATATCGATGATGTGATTATTTTCCGTAAAGATGGAAGTTACTTTGTAACAAAAGTGAGTGAGAAAGCGTTTATTGGTAAAAATGTAATCCATATTGCGGTCTTTAAAAAGAATGACAAGCGAACGATATATAATACCGTTTACCGTGAGGGGAAGCAAGGAACGACCTATATGAAACGTTTCTTTGTGACAGGTGTCACAAGAGATCGTGAATATAATCTAATGGGAGATAAAGCCGGTTCTAGACTTTATTGGTTTAGTGCTAATCCAAATGGTGAAGCGGAGAAGCTAAAGGTTACTTTGAAGCCTAAGTTAAGATTGAAAAGATTGATATTTGAGGTTGACCTGGGTGTGCTTGCAATTAAAGGAAGAACATCAAAAGGAAATACGGTCACCAAAAATGAAGTGTTGAAGATCACTTTAAAAGAGAAAGGTGCTTCCACACTAGGAGGACGTCGTATATTTTTTGATAAGGATATTTTTAGACTTAACACAGAAGAACGAGGTGCCTTTTTAGGTGAGTTTAGTGGTAATGACAAAATCGTATCCATAAGTGGTATGGGTGATTGTACGGTTCATTCATATGATCTAAGTAATCATTTTTCTTCTGATATCAAGAGAATTCAAAAGCTAGACTCTGATCGTGTCTTTGTTGTAGTGTATTGGGATGCAGATCAGAAGTTCTATTATATAAAGCGGTTCCAGATTGACCCAACCCAGAAGGATACCATATCATTCATTGGAGATAATCCTAAGAATAAGATGATGTTGGTTAGTGATAATGGTGAGGCGATAGTGAAAATTCATTTTGGTGCAAGAAACGAAAATCGATTGGCTGAAGAGGTAATTACCTCTGATTTCATTGGTGTAAAATCAATAAAGGCGAAAGGGAAGAGGTTAACAACATTTGATGTTGCACATTTAGAACTCGTAGAACCTGAAGTTATAGAAGAAGTTGAGGATATAGAGGACGAGACAACCTCGGATGATGATGATAATCAAATGACACTTTTTTAA
- a CDS encoding shikimate kinase: MEKSRVYLNGYMAAGKSTIGVQLASALGFSFIDLDKFIEEKYFMSIASIFEKEGESGFREKERDALQELSVFENVVIATGGGTPCFYNNMDVIRHTGISIYLKTPMDLLVRRLTQNNSQRPIVRGKSEVELRSFIVQALEYREPFYLQSDIVCISEDTLTTKNLIDHIDSFLKE; this comes from the coding sequence ATGGAGAAAAGTAGAGTATATTTAAATGGATATATGGCGGCTGGTAAATCGACTATAGGTGTGCAATTGGCCTCTGCTCTGGGTTTTTCTTTTATAGATCTAGATAAGTTTATCGAAGAGAAATATTTCATGTCTATTGCCTCCATTTTTGAAAAAGAGGGAGAAAGTGGGTTTCGTGAAAAAGAGCGAGATGCATTACAAGAGTTGTCTGTATTTGAAAATGTCGTTATTGCTACAGGTGGTGGTACACCATGTTTCTATAATAATATGGACGTGATACGTCATACAGGTATCTCTATATATCTAAAAACACCAATGGATCTTTTAGTGAGGAGGTTGACACAAAATAATAGCCAGCGTCCAATAGTAAGGGGAAAGTCGGAAGTTGAGCTTCGTAGTTTTATTGTTCAAGCACTTGAATATAGAGAGCCTTTCTACTTACAGTCAGATATCGTTTGTATATCTGAAGATACACTGACTACTAAAAACTTAATTGATCATATTGATTCTTTTCTAAAAGAATAA
- a CDS encoding LytTR family DNA-binding domain-containing protein, which yields MRVLIIEDEELLCEELESNLLDIAPDNIEICGKIDTVKDSIAWFKSNTCDLVFMDVHLSDGDCFDIFKEVKVSTPIIFLTAYDQYVQTSFDLNSIAYILKPYDRMCIVKALEKYENLTSYYVERTKENKVEGEYVQEEYIQRMMLRLGRVYKPISVHEICYFIAEDKYLYAITEDGRKFYYDATLKELEEQLDPTLFFRVNRSYMVNKQSVNELVLYSNNRYKLNLSPETDELVLLSATKVLSFKNWLLS from the coding sequence ATGAGGGTACTGATTATTGAGGATGAAGAGTTATTGTGTGAAGAACTAGAAAGTAATTTATTAGATATTGCACCAGATAATATCGAAATATGTGGTAAGATAGATACTGTCAAAGACAGTATTGCATGGTTTAAATCAAATACGTGTGATTTGGTTTTTATGGATGTCCACTTAAGTGATGGTGACTGTTTTGATATTTTTAAAGAAGTAAAAGTCTCGACTCCGATTATTTTCTTGACAGCGTATGATCAATATGTTCAAACATCTTTTGATTTAAATAGCATTGCTTATATTCTAAAGCCTTATGATCGAATGTGTATTGTTAAGGCACTTGAGAAGTATGAGAATTTAACTTCTTATTATGTGGAGAGAACCAAAGAGAATAAGGTTGAAGGAGAATATGTTCAAGAAGAGTATATTCAGAGAATGATGCTTCGTCTTGGACGTGTTTATAAGCCTATAAGTGTTCATGAGATATGCTACTTTATTGCGGAGGATAAATATCTATATGCTATTACTGAAGATGGTCGTAAATTCTATTATGATGCGACACTCAAAGAGTTGGAAGAGCAATTGGATCCAACTCTATTCTTCCGTGTAAATAGGTCATATATGGTGAATAAGCAAAGTGTGAATGAGTTGGTTCTATACTCTAATAATAGATACAAACTGAATCTATCTCCTGAGACAGATGAGTTAGTTCTTTTAAGTGCAACAAAAGTTTTAAGCTTTAAAAACTGGCTATTGTCATGA
- a CDS encoding histidine kinase — translation MRIPTKVRVYLGVALTIVVVSVYYLSSLRDSIYEKAQETGMRFNMIAASENLELIKSYFSDYEKKIGYFVEYPHRQREFPDMLETYVKSDSTVVDGWYNSLSDHSSLWVKSRKNSIGNTGNYTIGPYRKGDTFLMDIGYLSFDKSDPFILGITVDLKRFHQKVAKMDIRSSNYLEILDENGRYIYHPEEQLIGQLSPSQIDRAIVKNCDPEMFSTYRSVFSGFLQSEVIRSYRVMHVGGQQWLLIGNTPKFNYTEFLSAIERNLALILILFLICVLSIVMVSWFFSDREHKLRLRAEESLFLTKISEERKSKELAMTELQLLKTGLDPHFVFNSLSSLIVLIPRNPVDACTFAKRLSNLLRYQLSTQMKDLVTLKSELKFANDYFAIQKLRFGERVSFDVDVLLDEQVQPIQLPPASLQLLVENALKHNIATKEEPLKIEIFKDGDFIVVRNNLNRRDQSGFSMNLGHRLMRLRYKTFTLKSCNFYHDENYYISELPIIREK, via the coding sequence ATGAGAATACCAACGAAAGTACGAGTCTATTTAGGGGTTGCACTTACAATTGTGGTTGTAAGTGTATATTATCTTTCTTCTTTGCGTGATTCTATATATGAGAAAGCACAAGAAACAGGAATGCGTTTCAATATGATTGCTGCCTCGGAGAATCTCGAACTAATAAAGAGCTATTTTTCTGATTATGAGAAGAAAATAGGATATTTTGTTGAATATCCTCATCGACAGAGAGAGTTCCCTGATATGTTAGAGACCTATGTTAAGTCTGACTCGACAGTGGTTGATGGATGGTATAACTCATTGTCAGATCATTCGAGTCTATGGGTTAAGTCAAGGAAAAACTCTATTGGTAATACAGGAAATTATACTATTGGTCCCTATCGTAAGGGGGATACTTTTTTAATGGATATAGGATATCTATCGTTTGATAAATCGGATCCATTTATACTCGGAATCACTGTTGACCTTAAACGTTTTCATCAGAAAGTTGCAAAGATGGATATCCGTTCGAGTAATTATTTAGAGATTCTCGATGAAAATGGAAGGTATATTTATCATCCAGAAGAGCAGTTGATAGGACAGTTGTCCCCAAGTCAAATTGATAGGGCCATTGTGAAGAATTGTGACCCTGAGATGTTTAGTACATACCGATCCGTATTCTCTGGTTTTTTACAGTCGGAAGTAATACGTTCTTATCGCGTTATGCATGTAGGTGGACAGCAATGGTTGCTCATCGGAAATACTCCTAAGTTCAACTATACTGAATTCTTAAGTGCAATAGAGCGTAACTTGGCATTGATATTGATACTTTTTCTCATTTGTGTTTTATCCATTGTGATGGTGTCATGGTTCTTTTCTGATCGAGAACATAAGTTGAGATTACGAGCGGAAGAGTCTCTTTTTCTAACAAAAATTAGTGAAGAGCGAAAGAGTAAAGAGCTTGCAATGACTGAGCTTCAATTGTTGAAAACGGGTCTTGATCCTCATTTCGTATTTAATTCATTAAGTTCTCTTATAGTACTTATCCCACGAAATCCAGTAGATGCTTGTACGTTTGCGAAAAGATTATCTAACTTGTTACGTTATCAGCTATCTACGCAGATGAAAGATTTAGTTACATTGAAGTCCGAGCTTAAATTTGCAAATGATTACTTTGCAATACAAAAGTTGCGTTTTGGTGAACGTGTATCTTTCGATGTAGATGTCTTATTGGATGAACAGGTTCAACCTATTCAGTTGCCTCCAGCATCTTTACAATTATTGGTGGAGAATGCTTTAAAGCATAACATAGCGACCAAAGAAGAGCCTCTTAAGATTGAAATATTTAAGGATGGCGATTTTATTGTTGTCCGTAACAATTTAAACAGGAGAGACCAAAGTGGATTCTCTATGAATTTAGGTCATCGATTAATGAGATTGAGGTATAAAACATTTACACTTAAATCTTGTAACTTTTATCATGATGAGAATTATTATATTTCAGAATTACCTATCATAAGAGAAAAATAG